A window of Actinomadura rubteroloni contains these coding sequences:
- a CDS encoding CocE/NonD family hydrolase: MRSLAVLTTALLLLTSAVVPARAAAPGGYGISVQRNLTIRLHDGTVLRADVHSPADPSTGKPAAGRFPVIVGFTPYGKTPSALAGGAGMGGFNPDLVRHGYIAAVVDVPGTGGSEGAFDLFSPAEAKAGAQVVRWAARLPGGDGKVGMLGLSYVAIDQLFTAAEVGPNSPLKAIFPMAATADPYRDLFTSGGALNVLSPLGLVFGYGVTRTLTPFLELPFDPATALTLAYQHLLQAGPFELTMARDMLTNGSRRYFDAWWKERAPDRLLSRIVANGVAVYLVGGLYDVFQRGEPQLYSGLQNAAAGRPVTAPMKPGQPVSSKYQLLTGPWTHGGMGGGYDLSALQLQWFDHWLKGRDNGITDTRTPLHVVEPGGAKYSTATYPLSDARLQRLSLQSGGRLTSDAPGAGPGDTIKYTPLSDPCTRSTDQFAAGLLSQLLEGIGMPGVCTGPQRKPTSGDGERTYSTAPLTRPLKLAGPIGATLRASSTRPETLFALTLEDVAPDGRSTDLSGGAQLGSLRALDRTRSWPARDGDWISPYHVLTKASRKPVKPGEMTRYDVEVRPTFATVPAGHRLRLRVATADFPHLVPLADLPDLFGGAYTLGPSTLTLSTRP, translated from the coding sequence ACTCCCCCGCCGACCCGTCCACCGGCAAGCCCGCCGCCGGCCGGTTCCCGGTGATCGTCGGGTTCACGCCGTACGGGAAGACGCCGTCCGCGCTGGCGGGCGGCGCGGGCATGGGCGGGTTCAACCCCGACCTCGTCCGCCACGGCTACATCGCGGCGGTCGTGGACGTCCCCGGGACGGGCGGGTCCGAGGGCGCGTTCGACCTGTTCAGCCCGGCGGAGGCCAAGGCCGGGGCGCAGGTCGTCCGGTGGGCGGCGCGGCTGCCCGGCGGCGACGGCAAGGTGGGGATGCTCGGGCTCTCCTATGTCGCGATCGACCAGCTCTTCACCGCCGCCGAGGTCGGGCCGAACTCGCCGCTCAAGGCGATCTTCCCGATGGCCGCGACCGCCGACCCCTACCGCGACCTGTTCACGAGCGGCGGCGCGCTGAACGTCCTGTCGCCGCTCGGCCTGGTGTTCGGGTACGGGGTGACGCGCACGCTGACGCCGTTCCTGGAGCTGCCGTTCGACCCGGCGACCGCGCTGACCCTCGCCTACCAGCACCTTCTCCAGGCGGGGCCGTTCGAGCTGACGATGGCGCGGGACATGCTCACCAATGGGTCCCGGCGCTACTTCGACGCGTGGTGGAAGGAACGCGCGCCCGACCGGCTGCTGTCGCGGATCGTCGCGAACGGCGTCGCGGTCTATCTCGTGGGCGGTCTGTACGACGTGTTCCAGCGCGGGGAGCCGCAGCTCTACAGCGGGCTGCAGAACGCGGCGGCGGGACGTCCGGTGACCGCGCCGATGAAGCCCGGCCAGCCGGTGTCGTCCAAGTACCAGCTCCTCACCGGGCCGTGGACGCACGGCGGGATGGGCGGCGGTTACGACCTGTCCGCGTTGCAGCTCCAGTGGTTCGACCACTGGCTCAAGGGACGCGACAACGGAATAACCGACACCCGTACGCCCCTGCACGTCGTCGAGCCGGGCGGCGCGAAATACTCCACCGCCACGTACCCGCTCTCCGACGCGCGCCTCCAGCGCCTGTCGTTGCAGTCCGGCGGACGTCTCACGTCGGACGCCCCCGGCGCCGGACCGGGCGACACGATCAAGTACACCCCGCTGTCGGACCCCTGCACGCGCTCCACCGACCAGTTCGCGGCGGGCCTGCTCTCACAGCTCCTCGAAGGGATCGGGATGCCGGGCGTCTGCACCGGCCCGCAGCGCAAGCCCACTTCCGGGGACGGCGAACGCACCTACAGCACCGCGCCGCTGACCCGTCCGCTGAAGCTGGCGGGGCCGATCGGCGCGACGCTGCGCGCGTCGTCCACCCGTCCCGAGACCCTGTTCGCCCTCACCCTGGAGGACGTGGCCCCCGACGGCCGCTCCACCGACCTCTCCGGCGGCGCCCAACTGGGCTCCCTGCGCGCCCTGGACCGCACGCGCTCCTGGCCGGCCCGCGACGGCGACTGGATCAGCCCCTACCACGTCCTGACCAAGGCGTCCCGCAAGCCCGTGAAGCCCGGCGAGATGACGCGCTACGACGTCGAGGTGCGTCCGACGTTCGCGACCGTCCCGGCGGGCCACCGCCTGCGCCTGCGCGTCGCGACCGCCGACTTCCCGCACCTCGTCCCGCTCGCCGACCTCCCCGACCTCTTCGGCGGCGCCTACACCCTCGGCCCGTCCACCCTGACCCTCTCCACCCGCCCCTGA